The following coding sequences lie in one Deltaproteobacteria bacterium genomic window:
- the ccsA gene encoding cytochrome c biogenesis protein CcsA, protein MPNFHTTAAAFNVLAIAAVTKGRVLVAGFPLYRSAELGGRFVRTPIPDTDPVKFLTMELPGLGAMTLVALVAFALATVFGVLAGKSDSSIARRRSFGGLAFATILLTFVLGHMIARSGAAPNYNLAANGYGFALLAAGWIFAVLTITLEMAGDRLRERLPATKVLDNLTYKSIVVAFPILTFMLLSGAIWANQAWGRFWGWDPKETAALATWFVYLIYLHTRITRGWKGRKTAYIAVLGFASVLFTYLGVNLVISGLHSYATG, encoded by the coding sequence ATGCCGAATTTCCACACTACCGCCGCCGCGTTCAACGTGCTCGCCATCGCCGCGGTCACCAAGGGCCGCGTGTTGGTCGCCGGGTTCCCGCTCTACCGGAGCGCCGAACTGGGCGGGCGTTTCGTGCGCACGCCGATCCCCGACACCGATCCGGTGAAATTTCTGACGATGGAGCTGCCGGGCCTGGGCGCGATGACGCTCGTCGCGCTCGTCGCCTTCGCCCTGGCCACGGTATTCGGCGTTTTGGCGGGCAAATCGGACTCGTCGATCGCGCGTCGCCGCTCGTTCGGGGGCCTCGCGTTCGCCACGATCCTGCTGACCTTCGTGCTCGGCCACATGATTGCGCGCTCGGGCGCCGCGCCGAACTACAACCTCGCGGCCAACGGATACGGCTTCGCGCTGCTCGCCGCTGGCTGGATCTTCGCGGTCCTCACGATCACGCTGGAAATGGCCGGCGATCGCCTGCGTGAGCGGCTGCCCGCCACCAAGGTGCTCGACAACCTGACGTACAAATCGATCGTCGTCGCCTTTCCCATCCTCACCTTCATGCTGCTGTCCGGCGCGATCTGGGCGAATCAGGCGTGGGGGCGCTTCTGGGGCTGGGATCCCAAGGAAACCGCCGCCCTCGCAACGTGGTTCGTCTATCTGATCTACCTGCACACGCGCATCACGCGGGGATGGAAGGGACGCAAGACGGCCTACATCGCCGTGCTCGGCTTCGCGAGCGTCCTGTTCACTTATCTCGGCGTCAACCTCGTCATCTCGGGCCTGCACTCTTACGCGACGGGGTGA